The proteins below come from a single Methanolobus chelungpuianus genomic window:
- the cas6e gene encoding type I-E CRISPR-associated protein Cas6/Cse3/CasE: MYFSKWLLKSNKPVDPYQLHKIIWQLFPDKVNDERSFLFRIESTRQKCEQHILLQSISQPQATSGELIMLKEPKEVHFDLKAGNSYRFMLCANPTKKINDKDGKTENQGKVRVPVIHDDEIVAWLKRQLVGSAEVDSVELIKKDLLHFYKNKPGDKHIGKIQTVTFLGTLTVEEPELLTAKISNGVGPAKSFGCGLLTLARI, from the coding sequence ATGTACTTTAGTAAGTGGTTGCTCAAATCCAATAAACCGGTAGATCCATATCAATTGCATAAGATAATATGGCAACTGTTCCCGGATAAAGTCAATGATGAACGTTCTTTTTTATTTAGAATTGAGAGCACCAGACAAAAATGTGAGCAACACATTTTGTTGCAGTCTATCTCTCAGCCACAAGCAACATCCGGTGAACTAATTATGTTAAAAGAACCAAAGGAGGTTCATTTTGATTTAAAAGCCGGGAATAGCTATAGATTCATGTTGTGTGCGAATCCAACTAAAAAAATCAATGACAAAGATGGAAAGACCGAAAATCAAGGCAAAGTAAGGGTACCTGTGATTCATGATGACGAAATAGTAGCATGGTTAAAAAGACAGTTAGTGGGTAGTGCTGAGGTTGATTCAGTTGAGTTGATTAAAAAGGACTTACTTCATTTTTATAAGAATAAACCTGGTGACAAGCATATTGGTAAGATTCAAACTGTAACTTTCTTAGGAACTCTTACTGTAGAAGAGCCGGAATTATTAACCGCTAAAATCTCAAACGGAGTCGGTCCTGCTAAATCTTTTGGTTGTGGTCTTTTGACTCTTGCCAGAATTTGA
- the cas1e gene encoding type I-E CRISPR-associated endonuclease Cas1e translates to MLPKLKPIAIKERFSLLFLEKGELDVVDGAFVIIDKTGVRSHIPVGGIACLMLEPGTRVSHAAVVLASRVGCLLIWVGEAGVRLYSAGQPGGARADRLLYQAKLALDDDLRRRVVRKMYEMRFNELLPDHYSVEQMRGMEAVRVKKMYQLFAQQYGIEWKGRSYDPEDWDSADVQNKCLSSATSCIYGVAEAAILAAGYSPAVGFIHTGKPRSFVYDIADLFKFETVVPLAFRIASEKHNNYERAVRLACRDAFRETRLLKKIIPTIEEVLSAGGIEIPDAPEESVPPAIPNERSIGDVGHRT, encoded by the coding sequence ATGCTTCCAAAACTAAAACCCATAGCCATAAAAGAGCGCTTTTCGCTGCTCTTCCTTGAAAAGGGTGAACTTGACGTTGTGGACGGAGCTTTTGTTATCATTGACAAGACAGGCGTGCGTTCCCATATACCGGTTGGAGGAATTGCATGTTTGATGCTGGAACCTGGAACCAGGGTTTCGCATGCGGCGGTAGTTCTTGCTTCCAGAGTGGGCTGCTTGCTGATATGGGTAGGGGAGGCAGGTGTTCGACTCTACTCCGCCGGACAACCTGGCGGTGCACGTGCAGACAGGCTGCTTTACCAGGCAAAACTTGCTCTTGATGATGACCTGAGAAGAAGGGTAGTTCGCAAAATGTATGAGATGAGATTCAATGAGCTCCTACCTGACCATTATAGTGTCGAACAGATGCGTGGAATGGAAGCTGTCCGCGTAAAGAAAATGTACCAATTGTTTGCCCAGCAGTATGGGATCGAGTGGAAAGGACGGAGTTATGATCCGGAAGACTGGGATAGTGCGGATGTGCAAAATAAGTGTCTGAGCTCGGCAACTTCATGCATATATGGAGTTGCTGAAGCGGCAATCCTAGCTGCTGGATATTCTCCAGCTGTTGGTTTTATTCACACAGGGAAACCCAGATCTTTTGTATACGATATTGCAGATCTATTCAAATTTGAAACAGTGGTTCCACTTGCCTTTAGGATTGCATCAGAGAAGCATAATAATTACGAAAGAGCTGTCAGACTTGCCTGCAGGGATGCTTTTAGAGAAACACGCTTACTCAAGAAAATCATCCCAACTATCGAAGAAGTCCTCTCTGCGGGTGGAATAGAAATACCTGATGCACCAGAAGAATCAGTACCTCCTGCAATACCAAATGAAAGGAGCATTGGTGATGTTGGTCATCGTACTTGA
- the cas2e gene encoding type I-E CRISPR-associated endoribonuclease Cas2e: MLVIVLENAPDRLRGRLAVWLLEVRAGVYVGDYSVKVREMIVQNIEEGLEDGNAVVLWSSPNETGFDFLTMGESRRIPKEMDGIKLISFLPDTSE; this comes from the coding sequence ATGTTGGTCATCGTACTTGAAAATGCACCTGACAGATTACGAGGTCGTCTGGCAGTCTGGCTCCTTGAAGTCCGTGCTGGTGTTTATGTGGGAGATTATTCCGTGAAGGTACGGGAAATGATAGTCCAGAACATAGAAGAAGGATTAGAGGATGGGAACGCTGTTGTACTCTGGAGTTCTCCTAATGAAACAGGTTTTGATTTCCTTACAATGGGTGAAAGCCGACGCATTCCCAAAGAGATGGATGGAATAAAGTTAATATCCTTTTTACCAGATACTAGTGAATAA